A stretch of DNA from Nitrospirota bacterium:
GTTCCCGCAGAGACCCACCCGCTTCTTGAGCAGGGCGCTGTGATCTTGAAGTCGTCGAAGCAGCAGGAGTCTGCGAAACAGTTTCTTGCATTTATCAAAGGTGAGCGAGGGCAGGAGATCATGAAACGTTATGGATTCACCGTTCCATCGGCCGGGTAATCGATGAACTGGATTGCGATAGCGGTCACCTTCAAGCTCGCGCTGCTTACGGCGGTTGTGCTGCTGGTTGTCGGGTTGCCCATCGCCTACTGGCTCACATTCTCGAAATGGCGCTGGAAGTTTATTGTCGAATCGGTGGTCGCGCTTCCGCTCGTGCTGCCTCCGACGGTACTGGGTTTTTATATTCTCGTCGCGATCGGTCCGCACAGTCCGGTCGGTCGATTCTATAGCGACGTAGTCGGGCATCCGCTTCCCTTTACCTTCGAAGGTCTGCTCCTCGCGTCGATTCTCTACAGTCTGCCGTTTGCCGTGCAGCCATTTACCGCAGCCTTTGAGCAAGTCGATCGCCGGTTGATCGAAACCTCCTGGACCCTCGGGGCGTCTAAGCTCAAGACCTTCTTTCAGCTGATTGTTCCGTTGTCTACAACAGGTCTCATCACAGGCGCGGTGCTGAGCTTTGCCCATACGCTTGGAGAGTTCGGCGTGGTCCTGATGGTCGGCGGCAACATCGAGGGCGAAACGCGAACGGTCTCGATCGATATTTACGATGAGGTGCAGGCCCTCAACTATGCCGGGGCTGCCAAGACGGCGCTGTTGTTGCTTGTGGTTTCCTACGGGGTGTTGCTGCTGGTGTATGCGATGAATCGAAAGGTCTGGGCTGTATGGCCGCAACGCTGACAGTCGATTGCCGCAAAACCTATCCAGGTCGATTTACCGCTGCGGCACAGTTCACGTTGCCGCTCGACCCTCCGCGCGTGATGATTCTCTTCGGGCCATCAGGATCCGGGAAAACGACCCTGCTGCGCTGTCTTGCCGGCTTGGAATGGCCGGAAGAAGGACGGATTCAATTCGGCTCGACGACCTGGGTTGATGCGGCTGCCAATATTCGACTCTCGCCGCAAGCGAGGCGGATCGGCTACATGCCGCAGGATTATGCGCTCTTCCCCACCCATTCTGTATGCGGC
This window harbors:
- the modB gene encoding molybdate ABC transporter permease subunit, which gives rise to MNWIAIAVTFKLALLTAVVLLVVGLPIAYWLTFSKWRWKFIVESVVALPLVLPPTVLGFYILVAIGPHSPVGRFYSDVVGHPLPFTFEGLLLASILYSLPFAVQPFTAAFEQVDRRLIETSWTLGASKLKTFFQLIVPLSTTGLITGAVLSFAHTLGEFGVVLMVGGNIEGETRTVSIDIYDEVQALNYAGAAKTALLLLVVSYGVLLLVYAMNRKVWAVWPQR